In Syntrophobacterales bacterium, the genomic stretch CCTGGCATAGGCTTTGTCCTGGTCTCGTGCGGATTTCAAGGCATGAATGAGAGGGAGAGTGACCTTACCTTCTTTCAGGTCCGTGCCCACATTTTTCCCCAGTATGGCATCGTAAGAGGTATAATCAAGAATATCGTCCTTCAGTTGAAAGGCTATGCCCAGATTATAACCAAAACCTCTCAGGGCCGTCCTTTGAAGTTCCCCGGTACCGGCCAAGAGAGCCCCTATTTCACACGCCGCTGAAAACAGGACGGCAGTCTTGTTGCCCACAACCTCGAAATACTCTTCTTCCGTGGTTTCCACATCTGATGTCTTCAGCAATTCAAGAATCTCACCTTCGGAAAGGGCAGTGGTAGCCTTCGAGATCGTTTTCAGGATATCGTGGTTGCCGTCTTCGGCCATAAGTTCAAAAGACTTGGAATAGAGAAAATCACCGACGAGCACGCTCGACTCATTTCCCCATACGGTATTTACGGTTGAGTTGCCGCGCCTCGTCTTTGCATTGTCCACCACGTCGTCATGAAGGAGGGTAGCCGTATGGATGAATTCAACGATGGCGGCGTATGGGATATGGCGATTGCCCTCGTAACCCGAGAGTCTTGATGACAGGATGAGGAGGA encodes the following:
- a CDS encoding polyprenyl synthetase family protein; the protein is MESVARLIESDLKTLEQSIQKLVTTRVSFIKQIVTYIISSGGKRIRPILLILSSRLSGYEGNRHIPYAAIVEFIHTATLLHDDVVDNAKTRRGNSTVNTVWGNESSVLVGDFLYSKSFELMAEDGNHDILKTISKATTALSEGEILELLKTSDVETTEEEYFEVVGNKTAVLFSAACEIGALLAGTGELQRTALRGFGYNLGIAFQLKDDILDYTSYDAILGKNVGTDLKEGKVTLPLIHALKSARDQDKAYARKVLEKPTMTQRDFDVVRRIIEKHSGIGYTSDMIIKHITTARDHLKIFEDSPYKKALLTVANHMLVRET